The Dehalobacter sp. genomic sequence GGTGAGGTCTTTACGGGGAAAGCTGATGTCGTCATCGCCAATATCATCGCGGATGTAATCATTGAACTCCTGCCTTCCCTGCCTCAGCTGATGAAACCGGAGGGTATCCTTCTTGCTTCCGGCATCATTGATACCCGGGAAGACAATGTTCTGGAAAAAATGAATGCGGCAGGTCTCCGCTGTATCGGAAGGCTTGAAGATGCAGGCTGGGTACTGCTGAAAGCTACGTTTGCTTGAGTGTATTGAGAGAGGGAATCCTATGCACCGTTTTAAAATCTCGTCCCGCGAAAAGGACACTTTTAACATAACCGGAGAAGAACTTCATCACCTGACGCATGTGGTGCGGCTTGAATGCGGCGCTAAAGTCATGGGCTTTGATAATTCCGGCGGTCAGTGGGTCGGGGTCATTGAAGAACTAGCCAGGGACTCAGCTCGCTGCAGAGTTGTTGAAGAGGAATTCCCTGACGTGGAAGCAGAGGCAAGGGTATACCTTGTCATGGGACTGGCCAAGGGAGAAAAGATGGAGTGGGTCATCCAAAAAGGGACTGAGCTCGGAATGGCCGGATTTATCCCTTTAAGGATGAAACGGTCTGTCCTGCAACTGGAAGGAACTAAAGCACGGGACAGGGTAGTCCGCTGGCAAAGAATCGCGGCTGAGGCTGTGAAACAATCTCACCGGGTCATCGAACCGGAAATTATGGAAGTAGCCGATTGGACGCAACTGAAGGGACTGCTGCCGGCAGAGACGCAGTGGCTGATTCCTTATGAAGATGAAAAGACGCACTCCTTAAAGGAAGTGCTTCAGGGATATGAACCCAGATACCCGATTGCTGTACTTATCGGGGCCGAAGGGGGCTTTGCGCCGGAAGAGGTGGCCTGGGCCGAGGAAAAACTTCAGGCCAGGAGTGTCTCTTTGGGACCGCGTATTCTGCGGACAGAGACGGCGGCTCTGGCAGCTCTTGTGATGACGCTCGCTTACTTCGATGATCTCGGGTAAATCTGGGGTAAGTTTGTAGGACATAATATCCGCGTGCCATGGATGGCATAATCCATTCAAAAGCCGTGCTCCAATCACAGCGGAATTGCCCCCCAGCCTGATCATATGGTCGTTTATGTCAGTCTATAAGCCGGAAATAATTCTTATGTTTTCTATACAGGCAGTTATTTGAAGAAGGTTGTATTTGTTGCGAGGGAAAGAAGCCAAGCGTATGAATAACAAAAATAATCAAAAAATAACCGGGAGTAAGGCGAGTTCGGAGAACTTTGATAGCATAGGAAGTGCAGGGAGCTTTGAAGGCCCGGAGGGCTCAAAAACCCTGAAAGGCTTGAAGGTAAGTTTTCTGACGCTTGGCTGCAAGGTCAACCAGACTGAAAGCGAAGCACTTTCTCAGCTGCTGGCCGGTGAAGGTTATAAGACCGTCCAGGAGGCTGATTCTGCCGACGTGATCATTATTAATACCTGCACCGTAACCGGTACAGGGAGCATGAAATCCCGTAAGCTCATCCGCAAGATGGTCAAGGATCATCCGGAGGCGATCATTGCTGTCATGGGCTGCTATGCCCAGCTAAGTCCTGATGAGGTTGCAGGGATCGATGGAGTCGGTCTGATCATGGGAACTCAGGACCGGAGTTCCCTGCTTCAGTTTTTACGCGATATTCAGGACGAACGTGCTGTCGATGCTTCAGCAAAGAGGCCGATCGAATCTTTAAGACCTCTCCGAAAGGTCAAAAGCTTTGAGGAAAGCGTAAAATATGAGGAGCTTCCGCTGATCAAAAATGAGAACAGGACACGGGCCATGCTGAAGATTCAGGATGGCTGCAGCCAGTTTTGTACATACTGCATCGTACCTTATACCAGGGGGCCGTCACGCAGCCGTGATCCTGAAAATGTCTACCGGGAGGCCAGGGAACTTCTGAAGGCAGGATACAAGGAAATTGTACTGACCGGTATTCATATCGGCGCCTTTGGCAGGGACTTTGCCCATAAGAATATGAATCTGGGACTTCTGGTCAGTGAGCTGGTGAAGCTTCCGGGGATGAAGAGACTCCGGCTTGGTTCGATTGAACCGATGGAGTTTTCGCTGGAATTGCTGGAGGTTATTGCTGTCAATGCAGCAGTATGTCCCCATTTCCATATTCCGCTTCAGAGCGGTTCCGACAAGATCCTGAAAAAAATGAACAGACCTTATACGACAGAGGATTATGCTGCTTTGCTGAAGCAGATAAGGGCCAGAGTTCCAGACGCGGCAATCGCCTCCGATATTATGGTCGGCTTTCCCGGAGAAACAGATCAGGATTATCAGGACAGCCTGCGTTTTGTTGAGAGCTGCGAATTTTC encodes the following:
- the mtaB gene encoding tRNA (N(6)-L-threonylcarbamoyladenosine(37)-C(2))-methylthiotransferase MtaB, whose protein sequence is MNNKNNQKITGSKASSENFDSIGSAGSFEGPEGSKTLKGLKVSFLTLGCKVNQTESEALSQLLAGEGYKTVQEADSADVIIINTCTVTGTGSMKSRKLIRKMVKDHPEAIIAVMGCYAQLSPDEVAGIDGVGLIMGTQDRSSLLQFLRDIQDERAVDASAKRPIESLRPLRKVKSFEESVKYEELPLIKNENRTRAMLKIQDGCSQFCTYCIVPYTRGPSRSRDPENVYREARELLKAGYKEIVLTGIHIGAFGRDFAHKNMNLGLLVSELVKLPGMKRLRLGSIEPMEFSLELLEVIAVNAAVCPHFHIPLQSGSDKILKKMNRPYTTEDYAALLKQIRARVPDAAIASDIMVGFPGETDQDYQDSLRFVESCEFSGIHVFPYSRRPGTPSADMPEQIPNRIKTARVRELIQIGQKSRRKYERKFIGKQLEVILENVDQDGRARGHTQNYLELRIPSSLAESDLITYTVREEDLVSVPGNAASREINEAE
- a CDS encoding 16S rRNA (uracil(1498)-N(3))-methyltransferase, which produces MHRFKISSREKDTFNITGEELHHLTHVVRLECGAKVMGFDNSGGQWVGVIEELARDSARCRVVEEEFPDVEAEARVYLVMGLAKGEKMEWVIQKGTELGMAGFIPLRMKRSVLQLEGTKARDRVVRWQRIAAEAVKQSHRVIEPEIMEVADWTQLKGLLPAETQWLIPYEDEKTHSLKEVLQGYEPRYPIAVLIGAEGGFAPEEVAWAEEKLQARSVSLGPRILRTETAALAALVMTLAYFDDLG